The following proteins come from a genomic window of Lachnoclostridium phytofermentans ISDg:
- a CDS encoding cob(I)yrinic acid a,c-diamide adenosyltransferase, producing MKETGKIHINCGDGKGKTTAAMGLSVRAAGSGLKVLVVQFFKDGSSSELKILRGIPNITVVTEERNFGFFNFMKEENKAEAKQAYQELLQKAITMSKDADVLILDEIISTYNYNMIERETLVKFLKEKRSDLEVILTGRDPEEELVELADYVTEMKKIKHPYDKKQPARLGIEF from the coding sequence ATGAAAGAGACAGGAAAGATTCATATTAATTGCGGTGATGGAAAAGGAAAGACAACGGCTGCCATGGGCTTATCCGTACGTGCTGCTGGTAGCGGACTTAAAGTACTTGTGGTACAGTTTTTTAAGGATGGTTCTTCATCTGAGCTTAAAATCCTTCGTGGGATTCCGAATATAACGGTAGTTACAGAAGAAAGAAATTTCGGTTTTTTTAATTTTATGAAAGAAGAAAATAAAGCAGAGGCAAAACAAGCGTATCAGGAATTATTGCAAAAAGCTATCACAATGTCAAAGGATGCCGATGTTTTGATTTTGGATGAAATCATATCCACGTATAATTACAATATGATTGAGAGAGAAACATTAGTAAAATTTCTGAAAGAAAAACGGAGTGACTTAGAAGTCATTCTTACAGGAAGAGACCCAGAGGAAGAATTAGTAGAGCTCGCAGATTATGTAACAGAGATGAAAAAAATTAAGCATCCTTATGATAAAAAACAACCAGCCAGATTAGGAATTGAGTTTTAA
- a CDS encoding NADPH-dependent FMN reductase yields the protein MSVTIGVFVGSLRRDSFCKKVANTFQSLIPEGYEMKFIDISKLQMYNQDYDDDGNTPMEWETFRKEVKELDGFLFVTPEYNRSIPPVLKNALDIASRPYGQNVWSGKPGAVFSVSPGNIGGFGANHHLRQVLSFLNVYTMQQPEVYLSNITNSLDEQGNISNESTIKFLQDIANAFAAWIAKFM from the coding sequence ATGAGCGTTACAATTGGTGTTTTTGTTGGTAGTTTAAGAAGAGATTCCTTTTGTAAAAAGGTAGCAAATACATTTCAGTCTCTTATACCAGAAGGATATGAAATGAAATTTATTGATATCAGTAAGTTGCAAATGTATAATCAGGATTATGATGATGATGGAAATACACCTATGGAATGGGAGACATTCCGTAAAGAAGTAAAAGAGTTGGATGGATTTTTATTTGTAACACCTGAATATAATCGTTCCATTCCTCCTGTACTAAAGAATGCATTGGACATAGCATCAAGACCATATGGACAAAATGTTTGGTCGGGTAAGCCGGGAGCAGTCTTTAGTGTTTCTCCTGGAAATATTGGAGGCTTTGGAGCAAATCACCATCTACGTCAAGTGTTGTCCTTTCTAAATGTATATACGATGCAGCAGCCAGAAGTATATCTTTCTAACATTACGAATAGTTTAGATGAACAAGGAAATATCTCAAACGAAAGTACAATTAAGTTTTTGCAGGATATTGCAAATGCTTTTGCAGCATGGATAGCTAAATTTATGTAA
- the serS gene encoding serine--tRNA ligase — protein sequence MLDLKFVRENPEVVRQNIKNKFQDHKLPLVDEVIALDVESRNAKGEADNLRADRNAISKKIGGLMAQGKREEAEEMKQLVTKESERLAELEERENELQERIKTIMMTLPNIIDASVPIGKDDSENVEIKRYGEPVVPDFEIPYHAEIMEKFNGLDLDSARKVAGNGFYYLMGDIARLHSAVISYARDFMIDRGFTYCIPPFMIRSDVVTGVMSFAEMDAMMYKIEGEDLYLIGTSEHSMIGKFIDTILPEETLPQTLTSYSPCFRKEKGAHGIEERGVYRIHQFEKQEMIVVCNPEDSMMWFEKLWENTVDLFRSLDIPVRTLECCSGDLADLKVKSIDVEAWSPRQKKYFEVGSCSNLGDAQARRLKIRVVGENGKYFAHTLNNTVVAPPRMLIAFLENNLNEDGSINIPKALQPYMGGKTVIK from the coding sequence ATGTTAGATTTAAAATTTGTAAGAGAGAATCCAGAAGTTGTAAGACAAAATATTAAGAATAAGTTCCAGGACCACAAGCTTCCTCTAGTAGATGAAGTGATTGCACTAGACGTAGAGTCTAGAAATGCAAAAGGAGAAGCGGATAACTTAAGAGCGGATCGTAATGCGATTTCTAAAAAAATCGGTGGCTTAATGGCTCAGGGAAAACGTGAAGAAGCTGAAGAGATGAAGCAGCTCGTTACTAAGGAGTCTGAGCGTTTAGCAGAGTTAGAAGAAAGAGAAAATGAGCTTCAAGAGAGAATCAAGACAATCATGATGACACTTCCAAACATCATTGACGCAAGTGTACCAATTGGTAAAGATGATAGCGAAAATGTAGAAATCAAGCGTTATGGTGAACCAGTGGTTCCTGATTTCGAAATTCCATATCATGCAGAAATCATGGAAAAATTCAATGGCTTAGACCTTGATAGTGCAAGAAAGGTAGCAGGAAATGGCTTCTATTATTTGATGGGAGATATCGCTAGACTTCATTCAGCAGTAATTTCTTATGCAAGAGACTTCATGATTGATCGTGGATTTACTTACTGCATTCCACCATTTATGATTCGTAGCGACGTTGTTACTGGCGTTATGAGTTTTGCTGAGATGGATGCCATGATGTATAAGATTGAAGGGGAAGACCTTTACTTAATCGGAACAAGTGAGCATTCCATGATTGGTAAATTTATAGATACTATTTTACCAGAGGAGACTCTTCCACAAACTTTAACAAGTTATTCTCCATGTTTCCGTAAAGAAAAAGGTGCTCATGGTATTGAGGAAAGAGGAGTTTATCGTATCCATCAGTTTGAGAAGCAGGAAATGATCGTAGTATGTAATCCAGAAGATAGTATGATGTGGTTCGAGAAACTATGGGAAAATACTGTTGATTTATTCCGTTCCTTAGATATTCCTGTTCGTACCCTTGAGTGCTGTTCTGGTGACCTTGCAGACCTTAAGGTGAAGTCTATTGACGTTGAAGCTTGGTCTCCAAGACAGAAGAAGTACTTCGAAGTAGGTAGCTGCTCTAATCTTGGTGATGCTCAGGCTCGTCGTTTAAAGATTCGTGTGGTAGGAGAAAATGGTAAATACTTTGCTCATACCCTTAACAACACTGTAGTTGCTCCTCCTAGAATGTTAATTGCATTCTTAGAAAACAATTTAAATGAAGATGGAAGCATTAACATTCCAAAAGCTTTACAACCATACATGGGTGGAAAGACTGTAATTAAGTAA
- a CDS encoding MATE family efflux transporter, translating to MQKRTKDTKKNQDHVMKMLLMVAIPIAIQNLINVGVSTADTLMIGNISEVQLSGVSQANLVYFIFTTVLFGLASGSVVLNAQYFGKKEMEPIRTILGFMIRVGVIMGALMGLVVLAFPNQAMSIFTNEPEVIMYGSKYLRIIGFSYLFSGFTGVYLMGLRSIQNVNVSMYIYGISLCTNVVLNYIFIYGKLGFPRMEIEGAAIATLICRILESILVVIYMYKGEKVLKMRLSYIFKRSKQYFRSLARYSAPVLMSEVNWGLGIAVQSAIIGRMGVSFLTAASFINVVQQLAGIILIGIGVGSSIIIGNLIGEGKEHEARMLANKLIRISMILGGIVAFAVILLRPIAPNFIEASKETADLIRQMLFVSAYLLFFQALSVLTMAGILRGAGDTLYCATFDVLTLWVLKLGGGLLATIVLHLPPVWVYFILSSDECVKALFTVPRVLKGRWIHDTTLH from the coding sequence ATGCAAAAGAGAACAAAAGACACAAAGAAAAATCAAGACCATGTCATGAAGATGCTTCTAATGGTTGCAATACCAATTGCCATACAAAATTTAATTAATGTTGGAGTAAGTACCGCAGATACTTTGATGATTGGAAATATTAGTGAGGTACAATTATCGGGAGTCTCACAGGCTAATTTAGTTTATTTTATTTTTACAACAGTATTGTTTGGACTAGCTTCCGGTTCCGTAGTTTTGAATGCACAATACTTTGGTAAGAAGGAAATGGAGCCAATAAGAACTATATTAGGATTTATGATTCGTGTCGGTGTTATTATGGGAGCTCTTATGGGACTGGTCGTACTTGCTTTCCCAAATCAAGCAATGTCTATTTTTACAAATGAGCCTGAAGTTATCATGTATGGTTCAAAATATCTTCGAATTATTGGATTTTCCTATCTATTCTCTGGTTTTACTGGTGTATATCTAATGGGGCTTCGTAGTATTCAGAATGTAAACGTTTCGATGTATATCTATGGAATCTCACTATGCACCAATGTGGTACTAAATTATATCTTTATCTATGGAAAATTAGGTTTTCCGCGAATGGAGATAGAGGGAGCTGCCATTGCTACTTTAATTTGTAGAATTCTTGAGAGTATTTTAGTTGTTATTTATATGTATAAGGGTGAGAAGGTACTTAAGATGAGACTTTCTTATATTTTTAAGAGATCTAAACAGTATTTTCGCTCTTTGGCTCGTTATAGTGCGCCAGTGCTTATGAGTGAGGTTAACTGGGGGCTTGGGATTGCTGTTCAGTCTGCAATCATTGGGCGTATGGGTGTTAGTTTTCTTACAGCCGCCAGCTTCATTAATGTAGTACAACAGTTAGCCGGAATCATTCTGATTGGTATTGGTGTGGGTTCGAGCATTATAATAGGGAATTTGATTGGTGAGGGAAAAGAGCATGAGGCGAGAATGCTAGCCAATAAGTTAATACGTATCAGTATGATACTCGGAGGAATTGTTGCTTTTGCAGTAATCTTACTACGTCCAATCGCTCCTAACTTTATTGAGGCGTCTAAGGAAACAGCGGATTTAATTCGTCAGATGCTATTTGTTTCGGCTTACCTCTTATTCTTCCAAGCCTTATCTGTATTAACTATGGCCGGAATATTACGTGGTGCAGGGGATACCCTTTACTGTGCAACCTTTGATGTTTTGACCTTATGGGTACTAAAACTTGGAGGAGGTTTGCTTGCAACCATAGTACTTCATCTTCCACCTGTATGGGTTTACTTTATCTTAAGTAGCGATGAGTGTGTTAAAGCGCTATTTACGGTACCGCGGGTCTTAAAGGGACGTTGGATTCATGATACAACACTGCATTAA
- a CDS encoding L-lactate dehydrogenase, protein MAITINRSKVIVVGAGLVGTSTAFSLITQSVCDEVMLIDINRAKAHGEVMDLCHSIEYLNRNVLVTEGDYTDCKDADIVVITAGPPPKPGQSRLDTLGLSADIVSTIVEPVMKSGFNGIFLVVTNPVDSIAQYVYQLSGLPKQQVLGTGTAIDSARLKHFIGDILHVDPRSIQAYTMGEHGDSQMCPWSLVTVGGKNIMDIVRDNKEYSDIDFNEILYKVTRVGFDILSVKGTTCYGIASAAVGIIKAILYDENSILPVSTLLEGEYGEFDVYAGVPCILNRFGVKDVVEVNMTEVELNQFRASVHVVREAIENLKDRDKKALFL, encoded by the coding sequence ATGGCGATTACAATAAACCGAAGTAAAGTTATTGTTGTGGGTGCAGGTTTAGTTGGTACTTCAACGGCGTTTAGTCTAATTACGCAAAGTGTTTGTGATGAGGTTATGTTGATAGATATCAATCGTGCTAAGGCGCATGGGGAAGTAATGGATTTGTGTCATAGTATCGAGTATTTAAATCGAAATGTTTTGGTAACGGAAGGAGATTATACAGACTGTAAGGACGCTGATATTGTTGTAATAACTGCAGGGCCTCCGCCAAAACCAGGACAGTCGCGGCTTGATACTCTTGGGTTATCCGCAGATATTGTGAGCACGATTGTGGAACCTGTCATGAAGAGTGGGTTCAATGGAATATTCTTAGTCGTGACGAATCCGGTGGATTCGATTGCTCAATATGTTTATCAATTATCGGGGCTTCCAAAGCAACAAGTTCTTGGAACTGGAACAGCGATTGACTCTGCAAGATTAAAACACTTTATTGGAGATATTTTACATGTAGATCCTAGAAGCATACAGGCTTATACGATGGGAGAGCATGGAGATTCTCAAATGTGTCCTTGGTCGCTTGTTACGGTTGGCGGTAAAAATATTATGGACATCGTACGGGATAACAAAGAGTATTCCGATATTGACTTTAATGAAATCTTATATAAGGTTACCAGGGTAGGTTTTGATATTTTATCAGTGAAGGGTACTACTTGTTATGGAATAGCGTCAGCAGCTGTGGGGATTATAAAAGCAATTCTTTATGATGAGAATTCCATCCTTCCGGTCTCTACCTTATTGGAGGGGGAATATGGTGAGTTTGATGTATATGCAGGGGTACCATGCATTCTAAATCGTTTCGGCGTGAAGGATGTAGTGGAAGTAAATATGACAGAAGTAGAGTTAAATCAATTCCGAGCCTCTGTTCACGTTGTGAGGGAAGCTATTGAAAACTTAAAAGACAGAGATAAAAAGGCATTATTTTTATAA
- a CDS encoding extracellular solute-binding protein codes for MKKTVTLLLVLTMVVSLFAACGKKNGSSETGTKDPVATSGAKEPDKQDPGNKEPEKQDPVKIKIYYSDNATLPFKEDWLVIKEAEKRFNVDFDFEVIPIADYQTKVSLTLNTGNNAPDVILYQSTQGENASLALNGALVPISDYAEYTPNFNARVEEFGLTGAINRLNLADGKRYYMPGLFDVPFYDGGLILREDFLEAEGLAVPKTFDDLYNILKAYKAKNPDSYPLTILAGPRVLYRMTMPSFGVSLGKNGAGGTNTLSWDYEKGEYFEGAISDGYKQYISYLAKLYNEGLLDPEMADPIDGDKWSQKMASGKSMATYAYYDQIGGVSASTEIEGFKLQMYPSLEGPAGAHHQQKNRTGSGIMFPAATAQRKDFERVVRTIDEVFFSEEGAKLWCLGVEGVTYTEENGVIKYSDELVNSAEGVYKTLQVKYGCGSDVTQLVWVNEREMTKYDENYARINKEVAAMGDVIQQIPPTPLFDDMKAEDAGVLQTPLFDTFSVWADAFITGKKSVDNDWDAYVNEMKTLKIDEFCKIYNDNLN; via the coding sequence ATGAAAAAAACGGTAACATTACTGTTGGTTCTGACCATGGTGGTAAGCTTATTTGCAGCATGTGGTAAGAAAAATGGATCAAGCGAAACCGGCACAAAAGATCCTGTGGCAACAAGCGGTGCAAAAGAACCTGACAAACAAGATCCAGGCAATAAAGAGCCTGAAAAACAAGACCCTGTTAAAATCAAGATTTATTACTCTGATAATGCAACCTTACCATTTAAAGAAGATTGGTTAGTTATAAAGGAAGCTGAGAAGAGATTTAATGTTGATTTCGATTTCGAAGTAATTCCAATTGCAGATTATCAAACAAAAGTTTCTTTAACATTAAATACAGGAAATAACGCTCCAGATGTCATCCTTTATCAGTCAACGCAGGGAGAGAATGCATCTCTTGCTCTAAATGGTGCTCTAGTACCAATCAGTGACTATGCTGAATATACACCTAACTTTAATGCACGTGTAGAAGAGTTTGGTCTAACTGGTGCTATAAACAGATTAAACCTCGCAGACGGAAAACGTTATTATATGCCTGGCTTATTTGACGTTCCTTTCTATGATGGTGGACTTATTTTAAGAGAGGATTTCTTAGAGGCAGAAGGATTAGCTGTACCTAAGACATTTGATGATTTATATAATATCTTAAAGGCATACAAAGCAAAGAATCCTGATTCTTATCCTTTAACTATCTTAGCTGGTCCTCGTGTATTATACCGTATGACAATGCCATCCTTTGGTGTTAGTTTAGGTAAGAACGGAGCTGGCGGAACGAATACCTTAAGTTGGGATTATGAAAAGGGCGAATATTTTGAAGGTGCTATCAGTGATGGTTATAAACAATATATTAGCTACCTTGCAAAACTTTACAATGAAGGATTACTTGATCCTGAAATGGCAGACCCAATCGATGGCGATAAATGGTCTCAAAAGATGGCAAGCGGAAAATCTATGGCTACCTATGCATACTATGACCAGATTGGTGGTGTAAGTGCTTCTACTGAAATCGAAGGCTTTAAATTACAGATGTACCCATCATTAGAGGGACCTGCTGGTGCTCATCATCAGCAAAAGAACCGTACTGGTTCCGGTATTATGTTCCCAGCAGCTACTGCACAAAGAAAAGACTTTGAAAGAGTTGTGAGAACAATTGATGAAGTATTCTTCTCCGAAGAAGGTGCTAAATTATGGTGCTTAGGAGTAGAAGGCGTAACATATACAGAAGAAAACGGAGTAATCAAATATTCTGATGAGTTAGTAAATTCAGCAGAAGGTGTTTATAAAACACTTCAAGTAAAATACGGCTGTGGTTCTGACGTTACCCAATTAGTATGGGTTAACGAACGTGAAATGACAAAATATGATGAGAATTATGCACGTATCAATAAAGAAGTTGCTGCTATGGGAGATGTTATTCAACAGATACCTCCAACACCATTATTTGATGATATGAAAGCAGAAGATGCGGGCGTTTTGCAAACTCCATTATTTGATACCTTCAGTGTATGGGCAGACGCATTTATAACTGGTAAGAAGAGTGTAGATAATGATTGGGATGCTTATGTAAATGAGATGAAAACATTAAAAATTGACGAATTCTGTAAGATTTATAATGATAATCTTAACTAA
- a CDS encoding ABC transporter permease, translated as MSLEKKKSEQVQVPKLKSSKQRHLRRYWQLYAMMVLPIAYFIVFKYVPMFGNVLAFRRYRPGMGPYGVSWVGFKYFNQFMKDPSFWRAFRNTFTISFMNLIINFPIPIVFAILLNEVRAVRFKKVVQTVSYMPRFISTVVVFAILGELLSPSSGLLNQFLHNVFGMEPIYFMNEPQYFRWLYVLTDSWQFTGWTAIIYLAAITGISADLFEAAQIDGANRIKQIIHVTIPSILPTIMVMLILNVGRMLSLGFEKVLLMYTPSNSSLSDIIDTLVYRTGLYNQNYSYATAIGLFSGIIGVVLVSSSNTLSKKFTGDGIY; from the coding sequence ATGTCCTTAGAAAAAAAGAAAAGCGAGCAAGTGCAAGTACCTAAGCTAAAAAGCAGTAAACAAAGACATTTACGTCGTTACTGGCAGCTTTATGCGATGATGGTATTGCCAATCGCATATTTTATTGTATTTAAGTATGTACCGATGTTCGGTAATGTTCTGGCATTCCGTCGTTATCGTCCTGGTATGGGCCCTTATGGGGTTAGTTGGGTTGGATTTAAATATTTCAATCAATTTATGAAGGATCCATCCTTTTGGAGAGCCTTTCGTAACACATTTACAATATCGTTTATGAACCTGATTATTAATTTTCCAATTCCTATTGTTTTTGCTATTCTTTTAAATGAAGTGAGAGCTGTAAGATTTAAGAAAGTTGTACAAACCGTTTCCTATATGCCTAGATTCATATCAACAGTTGTTGTTTTTGCAATCTTAGGAGAATTACTTTCTCCTAGTTCCGGACTATTAAACCAGTTTTTACATAATGTGTTCGGAATGGAACCAATTTATTTTATGAATGAACCACAGTATTTTAGATGGCTTTATGTACTTACTGATTCTTGGCAATTTACTGGTTGGACTGCAATTATTTACTTAGCAGCGATTACTGGAATCAGCGCTGACTTGTTTGAAGCGGCTCAGATTGATGGAGCAAACCGTATAAAGCAGATTATACATGTAACGATACCTTCCATCTTACCTACCATCATGGTAATGCTTATCTTAAATGTTGGACGTATGCTAAGTCTTGGGTTTGAAAAGGTGTTATTAATGTATACTCCTTCGAATTCTAGTCTCAGTGATATCATTGATACCTTAGTATATCGTACAGGTCTTTACAATCAGAATTATTCCTATGCGACAGCGATAGGATTGTTTAGTGGAATTATTGGAGTTGTTTTAGTTTCTTCCTCCAATACCTTAAGTAAAAAGTTTACCGGAGATGGAATCTATTAG
- a CDS encoding carbohydrate ABC transporter permease, with protein MKKYRTKGNIIFDAIIYIIMIFVLLVCLVPFIYMLAVSLSDPKAIVNNKVSLIPIGINFEAYKQIFRYPNFFRAYGNTIFYTGVGTLISLIMTTLFAYPLSKPNLWGQKIAMKIVVFSMFFSGGLIPNYLLISNLGLTGTRFAMLLPFAISQFNLIILINFFKSLPSEIEEAALIDGLSYFGVLRKIIVPLSKAALATVGLYTAVFFWNDWFNGLIYLDTKQYPVMLFLRNIVNGTTMVGDAAGSADKATIAISIKSAVIITSTLPIIILYPFLQKYFVKGLTVGSVKG; from the coding sequence GTGAAAAAATATCGTACAAAAGGCAATATCATATTCGACGCAATTATATACATCATCATGATTTTTGTGCTCTTGGTATGCTTAGTGCCATTTATCTATATGCTTGCGGTATCACTTTCTGATCCAAAGGCAATCGTTAACAATAAAGTTTCCCTTATCCCTATCGGGATTAATTTTGAAGCCTATAAGCAAATATTTAGATATCCAAATTTCTTTAGGGCTTATGGAAATACAATCTTTTACACAGGGGTTGGAACTTTAATATCCCTGATTATGACTACACTATTTGCATACCCGTTATCAAAACCAAATCTATGGGGTCAAAAAATAGCAATGAAAATCGTTGTATTCTCCATGTTTTTCTCTGGTGGATTGATTCCGAATTATTTACTTATATCTAATTTAGGGTTAACAGGAACAAGATTTGCAATGTTACTACCATTCGCTATCAGCCAATTTAATTTAATCATATTAATCAATTTCTTTAAATCACTTCCGTCAGAAATCGAAGAAGCTGCACTAATTGATGGTTTGAGTTATTTTGGGGTATTAAGAAAAATCATTGTTCCGCTTTCAAAAGCAGCATTGGCTACGGTTGGCCTGTATACCGCAGTATTTTTCTGGAATGACTGGTTTAATGGTTTAATTTACTTAGATACAAAACAGTACCCAGTTATGCTATTTTTAAGAAACATTGTAAATGGTACTACAATGGTGGGAGACGCTGCTGGTTCTGCGGATAAAGCAACGATTGCAATATCCATTAAGTCAGCAGTAATTATAACCTCCACATTACCAATTATTATTTTATATCCATTTTTACAGAAGTATTTTGTGAAAGGACTTACTGTTGGTTCCGTTAAGGGCTGA
- the murQ gene encoding N-acetylmuramic acid 6-phosphate etherase, with translation MVELNILDTEQKNERTKNIDILSTLEVLKLMNDEDKKVAYAVEKELENIQKAVDITYEKMAAGGRLIYSGCGTSGRLGILDAVECPPTFGTDPELVQALIAGGVMAFVKAVEGAEDNQELGAEDLKAIGFSEKDILVGIAASGRTPYVIGAVSYAKSIGAKTISVTCSTNSPLTSITDVAITLQTGPEVITGSTRLKSGTAQKMVLNMLSTSVMIKLGKVYGNLMVDLKATNEKLVERAVMIVRTITEADDLTARQTLEACDYSAKTAIVMLKCNLTAAKAEEAINKANGHISSIIS, from the coding sequence ATGGTTGAATTAAATATTTTAGATACCGAGCAAAAAAATGAACGTACAAAAAATATCGACATTCTTTCTACATTGGAAGTCCTAAAACTAATGAACGATGAAGATAAAAAAGTAGCATATGCAGTGGAAAAAGAGTTAGAAAATATCCAAAAAGCAGTCGACATAACTTATGAAAAGATGGCAGCAGGAGGACGATTGATTTACTCTGGTTGTGGAACTTCTGGTCGACTTGGAATCCTTGATGCAGTGGAATGTCCTCCTACCTTTGGAACTGATCCAGAATTAGTTCAGGCTTTAATTGCCGGTGGAGTAATGGCATTTGTGAAAGCGGTAGAAGGTGCGGAAGACAATCAAGAATTAGGCGCAGAGGATTTAAAAGCAATTGGATTTTCAGAGAAAGATATTTTGGTAGGTATAGCTGCAAGTGGAAGAACTCCTTATGTGATTGGAGCTGTATCCTATGCAAAAAGTATCGGTGCAAAGACCATAAGTGTAACTTGCAGTACAAACTCACCACTAACCTCGATTACGGATGTTGCAATCACTCTTCAGACTGGTCCTGAAGTAATCACTGGTTCTACCAGATTAAAGAGCGGCACAGCACAAAAAATGGTACTAAATATGCTTAGTACCTCAGTAATGATTAAGCTTGGAAAAGTTTATGGAAACTTAATGGTAGACTTAAAAGCTACGAATGAGAAATTAGTAGAACGAGCAGTAATGATAGTTAGGACTATTACGGAGGCAGATGATCTTACTGCTAGACAAACATTAGAAGCTTGTGATTATTCTGCTAAAACTGCAATTGTAATGCTAAAATGCAATTTAACTGCAGCTAAAGCAGAAGAAGCAATCAACAAAGCAAACGGACATATATCAAGTATAATATCTTAA
- a CDS encoding MurR/RpiR family transcriptional regulator, whose amino-acid sequence MTNIEIKTRSIMDSLNNSERKVATYFLNNIENIFSIPIARLAEESGVSQVTWIRFCKAIGFDGLKDLKKSLFMELNSSTSEGIDTSDFSDIKKHSTLEQMCNTIRNTTLQAVEDTIKLIDYDTLKKVVSILSKASCIKLFGVGASALVADDFCKKLLRINKNVNFSYDMHTQLVYGANARPEDVAVIFSYSGTTKEMLEIMDLAKKSNCPTIVITKYTKSPLVASADYSIYISAPEINYRSGAMSSRIAQLTIVDLLFTSLANKNYTSVEKYLEKSSEVCRSHRV is encoded by the coding sequence ATGACGAATATCGAAATCAAAACTAGGAGTATCATGGATTCTTTGAATAATTCCGAAAGAAAAGTAGCTACCTACTTTTTAAACAATATCGAGAATATTTTCTCTATTCCAATTGCGCGTCTTGCAGAAGAATCCGGAGTTAGCCAGGTAACCTGGATTCGCTTTTGTAAAGCAATTGGATTTGACGGATTAAAAGACTTAAAAAAGAGTCTTTTCATGGAATTAAACAGCTCCACATCGGAAGGTATTGATACTTCTGACTTCTCCGATATTAAAAAACACAGTACACTGGAACAAATGTGTAACACCATTCGCAATACAACACTTCAGGCAGTCGAAGATACCATAAAGTTAATTGATTATGATACTTTAAAAAAAGTTGTCTCCATCTTATCAAAAGCTTCTTGTATAAAATTATTTGGCGTTGGTGCATCTGCTTTAGTAGCCGATGATTTTTGTAAAAAATTACTTCGTATCAATAAAAATGTAAATTTTAGCTATGACATGCACACACAACTTGTTTATGGTGCAAATGCACGCCCTGAAGATGTAGCGGTTATCTTTTCTTACTCTGGAACTACCAAGGAAATGCTTGAAATTATGGACTTAGCTAAAAAATCAAATTGTCCTACCATAGTAATCACGAAGTATACCAAAAGTCCTCTGGTTGCTAGTGCAGACTACTCTATTTATATTTCTGCTCCTGAAATTAATTATCGAAGCGGAGCAATGAGTAGTCGTATCGCACAGTTAACCATAGTTGACTTACTCTTTACCAGCCTTGCCAATAAGAATTATACCTCTGTTGAAAAGTATCTGGAAAAGAGTTCTGAAGTCTGTCGTAGCCACAGGGTTTAA